CGTTCCTCGtgtttgataatataatacacaaagTACGCTGTATAGACAAACTGTAGGGTATCAAGAAACTTGGAAAGAACGTCAATAGGTAGTTTATCCGTTAACGCTCCAACGTGCGAATGCGATATAGAGTAGGTGCTCTTATTTAGGTTCCTTTATCAAGGCGAACTGCGAAGGGATGATGATGCTGCTCGCGAAAAGACGATGATGTTGATAGCATCGTTTTGCCGTCGGTTTATAGATCGGATGTCAGAAGTCACGTCCGTTGTATGCCGTGCTGTAAATATGATTAGGCGAagcaaaacaaaattttctgaAACATTAAAATTGGAACGTGTAAATTCAAATATCTTATTCTTGGATGACTTACGTACTTGGGCAGATTATGCGTACGAGCAACTAACGTGCACTGTCCTGAAATGGTTCGAAGACAGACCGTcgttatcataatttttacgtactaCGTATATGCCGGTCACACACGGCACACGGTTCGTGCGATGACGTAATCTGCACGCGAGTACCACTCACCACTGGCATCTTTTTCTTCAACGACGATTAATCGTATTACGTTTAGCTCGGTTCAGCTATTCGCTGAATACGAACGTGTCGGCCTTGATCGAAATTTCCACGTGGAATTATGATCACCCTTATTATAAGTCACCCTTGGGATTGATCGGATACGTCGGCTAGAACGTGATCTCTTTGAAATAAGAAGTACGTGatttagaaattatagataattttgagatatgGAACGAATAATGGATACTCATCGTCATTTTATACTCTATAATGACTCGATTAGTTACTCCTACATCGAAATAACGGCGTTTGTTGAAGGATGGATagtaattttcatatatttgaaTGTATTGCGCGTGCGAACGTATGGCCGACTTCACAGCCTGTCGCGCAggtaaatgaaaataaatcaaaatagaCCCTCGCGTGGTGGCTCGTTAAGTTATTTAGCCAAATTGTTTTCAAAACTTATCATTATTGATACGTAGATATTAAGTATACGTCGCTATTGAAGCTTACTCGTTGATCGTCTTCTTCCATCAGATCCGTCATTGGTTCACGATAACGTTTGATCGTTGATCGGCAAGTTTTTAATACAGTGTTCAACGCACTTTGCTCCATGATTACGCATTTAAATGTGATGCTCGAACCTTGTCATTATATCAGCAAACATCGGGTAGCTCTCTCGTTATCTTCGACGTATCCaactatattaataatcagGTTGCAATACGTATTATCATCCGTCAAGTTAGAGAGTctgacattttattaaatctccGTCGACTTCTCTATTaaatatcgtaaatttttaaacgtagGCGTTTAAGAAACGGAATCtgggtaaatattttatcaaatggaacgatatttcttttttcaacatgATAAGCAAAATTTCCTCGTAAAATTacttctaaattaatttgaaaatgtcGCGTTCGTCAACACTTAACGTTTTGCCTTTATTTCTCCAGTCTCCGTGAATTTCCGTCATCGGGATCAGGATCAGGTCGGGATCATGCGTTAGCGTGCGTGTGCAGGCTTCTGAACCGTTTGGTCTGCGTGTGAGCTTTACGATATTATTTCGACTAAATCAGTGCAGATTTACATccattcattttttttgttattaaaatgtaagcCTTTGTCGGTTTAGCGCGCGCGGAAGACGAAGTCGTTGAATGCGAAATTTTGGTGAACGCACGACACGATGCTTTCATTGCGCAACAGTTTGCCACGTACCTGTTACTGTTATACGTGCGAAGAGGAGTCGAAATATGAACGATTTATCGTCGTCAGCGGGGATCCATACGCCCTCCAGAGATCGCCCGGCAAATAGTAGAAGACGCTTGTCGACGTAACACGTCGTACACGTTTGTTGAAATTAATACGATTGTGTTTATCTGACGGATATATATTCACAGAAACTCCACGTATGTTTGAGAATCGCTGAATAAGATTACGCAATGCGCGTTTCTGTTTAGAGGTAAACGAGAAAAGACCGCGTGAAGCGGCACGATAGTTCTgacgtaaataaatttgaaataagatAAGAGAAAACTTCGCTTTGTCTTCGATCTAAAAAGATTCCCTGATCTATCACGTGCCAGATCAAAATCCATGGAGATATGACGTGCAGCTACCTAGTTACTATCTTGTAGAAATGTAGACCGATcgaatagaaataattatctcttttttttttctttagcgATGACTCACGTTTAGACACATCTTTGTCCGGTTTCAAAACTTGGCTTATTATTTTCCCCAGATATAGTTGATAATACCGTATTACTCATCATGGCGAGATCTGAGAGATCTGCTTTACACGACGGCGATGAAAAGAGAAACAGCAGCGGCTTCCTCGGTGTATTGTCGATACGAAACGTCGAACATCGACGGATCAAAATACTcggcaaaaattgaaagagaCGTGTTTATAAGGTCGGTATGATAGTTGGGCAGTGTTCCATCGTGGAACATTTCCTGCGCGAAAAATGCAACAAGGGAGAAAGATAAAACGGGTCCACTCATTGAAGGCTGAGTAATACGGATACAAAGTCCATAGATTATGCATTTTGACCTCGCGGCCACGAGGAAGCTTCGCAAGGAAGCGTGCTCCAAACAAAGATCTCTTGAGCAGCCTTGCTGTCGTCATCGGAACGATACAATATATAACTTAAGagataaaatctattaatCGCGTGAAGACGTCGGAGATAAAATTTGGAGAAGTCTGCTCGCTCGTTTTCAATCTTACGTTACTCGCGTggaatgtatttattatacaccCTAAcgttatatcttaattttcattgttctctgtgataatttacaaataaagattGATAATATCATATGTATCTTTTAAAAGATGAGTGCAAAAGTTCTTCTTTGTGAacgtgtaaataatttatgcagaCGTcgatcaataaaaaaaatttcactgaatttaaatttctaagGCTAAAGTACTTATGCTTTACCCTCCGCGAGTATAACATAgggttaaagaaaattaaaaatatagcgacgaatttaatattgaagcTTAAAAACAGTAGATGTATAACAATGGCTTGATATCTCACTCTTACATTTAATGAATAGTTATTTGTATAATGAATagttattatgtaattaactACAAGCGCGTGactgcaataaaaaatgaaaattgtcCTGTgttttttcctctttattttACTAGCGTATACTTTTGCAGATCACATCGTATACATCTACGGAATAAGTCACGCCTGGTAAATTACGATAAAACTACAACAACAAAATGTGCTTTGCGAAAAAATGCGAGATGATTGCGCGAacaaaatatcagaaaaaCATCACGCGGCAAACGTGATACATGCATATTATTGTACTATGTAGTTTTCAGCTGTTAATCTACGAAGAATTTTTGCGGCTCTCATAGAACATCACGTCTCTTTGCGACCGATATAAAATCGTTATATCCTTGTGCAGTATTAGATGCTAACGTGCGACAACGTCGTACTATTCTAAATGCAAATCAACTTCCAAACTATAAACAACAACACTATCAAGTATTTCATATCAGAGTCGTAATATCGTGTATAATCCCAACGGAAAAACGTAACGATATAATGCTAcaatatgaaagaaaaatattctttaatgaattttatttctgaatgTGATATCGTTTCCTTGTTTCACAGGTATCATTGGATGTACGCATTcgcaagagaaagagacgttaCCATCTGCCGACGAGGTTCTGCAACAAGTCAGCAACGTGGTGGGCGACGTCCCAGAATTGAAGAACGTGAACACATCGGCGCTACCCTCCATCGAAGAGgcgaaaaatctttttaaggAGAAGTGTACAAAAAACGGCGGACCAAAAGCATTCGAGGATGCTCATCGCGCGCAAATTGATATGGCAGATTGTCTTCGGTCGCTCATCAACATTACGGAACTCCAGGCGGAGATGGAAAGGTACAAGCCGACCGGCGATTTGGATATTGTCTTCAAGAACTACTGCAGCAAGCGCGCCACTCTGCGAGCTTGCGTGAGCAATTTCACGCAGACGGTGGAACAGTGTCTGGacgagaaggagagggagaacAAGAAAATAGTGCTGAACATAACCGACTCGCTGCTCGAGTTCATTTGCTTCAAGGAAGGCGATAGGATCGCTCGTATGTGTGAATCGATGgttttatttaacgttttattacgtttgtaacaataatatcaaattcCATAGACATCTATTGTATATAAGAAACGTTTGAGGAACATTTCTAAAATCAGAGagtcttaaaaaaaagttatacttttcaaataaactttttaaagatttttctgGAGGTATCTTTTAGACGCTTCTCGCTTCTCGTGGCCGTATTATGGCTAACGTTACATTAGTTTGAGTTACATCACCCACGTTTTGCAGTTTTCATCTCAGCTGGAGGACCAGAATGCTTCCAATCGAAGCAGCAAGCGATTCAGGATTGTGCCAACCGTACATATGGTGGTTACGTACCAAGAACCGATCCAACTACAAATGGTTTAGTGGGACTAGAGAGTCTGCCGTCACTGACTTTTGGTATCAAAGAATGCAGGTGAGCCGCGCGCCAAGTTTACGAGTTTGTTCCTTTCCAATATTCCTACCACGTTGAacatttatattcaaaatctTGCACGTTTGATGAGATATGAAGTTCAACACagttaatattgatattttaccACATTCTTCTCTACGGGATggaaaaacttatattttgcTCGATACATCGCGCAGGGACATGACTGTACTCCAAAGCTGCGTTGTGGCGGAGTTGGAAAAGTGCTCGGATCCCACGCCTGCAAATATAATggattctatatttaatttcgtcAGGAGAGTGACGCCGTGCGAGAATTTACTCAACGCAGCACAAAGCGCTGCTGCTACCGGCACACAGTCTGGATCTAGCGCTTCGCATATGGGCGCTCTTTCAACCATAGCGATTCTATCTATCGTTTTGTCTCTTGTAACAAGCTACGGTAGCTCTATCAGTAGCTCGTACAATATAAACACATTATAAAGAATGTTCAAAATACCTGAAGATATGGTGAACAGAGATAATATGAAAGTTTATACGTAGCCATGGATCAAGGATATATATTAtgctttacatttttatgctttttttcTACGTGTACAAgtctttcttattcttttacaAAACGAGGTTTACGTTGAGGTCTTTTTCTCGCATAGACATACTTTCTCTTATTTCGAAAGTAATATACGTTACGTTGTTTAATACTTAATGTACGTACGTTAATATGCAAGTATTCAAGTTAAATTCCCCGATAGGACACGTGCGCAAATGTACAATACGTGCACATCGCTCAACTGAGAGGACGTTCACAATACGTGCACTAAAATGATGACGTCCTAACACTGCTGTTTTACTGCTGTATAATCTAACGTTCTACAAgtattgttgcaaatattgAGACACGTGCagcatttcaaattttatccagattttgtcaaataattttgtaaatctttTCCGGGATTGAAATCGGGATTGAATActggttttttttattgatatatatgcATGAGAAATCTAAGAAGTTGgaaatttagatatttgactcaaaaatatcaaaaacgGTTTACACGTATATAGGCCCTTTCCTTTAATGGCTACTCAAATCAAagttatataacaaatatgaatatattgctatatattttatatgtccacgtttattatatataagaatatttttatttatgtggttatatttatgtaactaCTTACACCTGTTACTTGCTACATTATGCAAGTAAAACGTGTAACAAGTGAAGTAATacgtttgattaaaaaaaaataaaaaatattttacattatatctgATGAATCGTCGTACTAGTATCACGTTTACgtgaatacattttttgtacATGTTCCAAAAACCTTAGATAAGATTTTAGGTAACTTTGCGTTTTACAAATAAGACATCTTTGTTTCAATAACGtcagatttttattacacgtatagatttttttagagaacACGTTACAAATTAACAACGTGTGATGTTAGGTCGTAAAAAGCTTTTACTACTTTGTACGGTCGAAGAATAAAGCAGTATTGCTTGTAGATCAGTTTAGACGTAACAAACTCGCATGACATTTTTACCGATTTAAGATGCAAACACGTGGATGTTACGCGATCACGTGTTCACGTACTATAGAAATACAAATGCGATATAAGTTACGGCAAATGTATCTTAACGCATAGTTTAATAAGTACCAAAGTGTTTGTATTTACTTTGTTAAGgc
The Temnothorax longispinosus isolate EJ_2023e chromosome 7, Tlon_JGU_v1, whole genome shotgun sequence DNA segment above includes these coding regions:
- the LOC139815539 gene encoding 27 kDa hemolymph protein-like, whose amino-acid sequence is MKCTTFTAVALLLGIIGCTHSQEKETLPSADEVLQQVSNVVGDVPELKNVNTSALPSIEEAKNLFKEKCTKNGGPKAFEDAHRAQIDMADCLRSLINITELQAEMERYKPTGDLDIVFKNYCSKRATLRACVSNFTQTVEQCLDEKERENKKIVLNITDSLLEFICFKEGDRIALFISAGGPECFQSKQQAIQDCANRTYGGYVPRTDPTTNGLVGLESLPSLTFGIKECRDMTVLQSCVVAELEKCSDPTPANIMDSIFNFVRRVTPCENLLNAAQSAAATGTQSGSSASHMGALSTIAILSIVLSLVTSYGSSISSSYNINTL